In a genomic window of Nocardiopsis mwathae:
- a CDS encoding acetate--CoA ligase family protein, whose product MTAAGGDAAPPVPLAEPRVKRLAAQAGIPVPRGATAAAPGDLATAASGLAAPLVLKAFGPGIDHKSDVGAVRLGIPTPVRLVGAAEEMRAQLAGHGIEPAGFLVEEQAAPGLELIVGAVRDPSFGPVLLVGLGGIWAEALGDTALRLCPVTRADVEAMLAELRGAALLDGVRGRPGVHLSALTDLVLAVGGPGGLVDRLGRDWREFDLNPVVCTPEGATAVDARLLLVPGAAEPADLPAPPAPQRAAGRSPGPPAEPPGTDFSPLFAPRGIAVVGASASKTTFGNMFLAQYRALHAEGGRRPRLVAVHPEAHIVGGVRAVPSLADVPDDVDYALVAVPAAACADAVRAAQGIAFVQVMSGGFAEAGRAGARWEKDLLAAARESGTRMLGPNCMGVYSPAGGQTFLGGEHGAPGHISLVSQSGGLAGEVVKVGERRGLRFAKVATVGNCADVTPAELVRYLAADPDTHVLGLYLEDPRDGRALYEELSAARGRLPVVALVGGRSAQGRRAAASHTGAMVGDARVWRALARQCGVALVDGPGALIDALDFCDLHARRPVGGGPDVLVVGPSGGAGVLAADVFDAVGLSLGPLTGQARAALRDLGLGAGTPLSNPLEVPLGPRSATDLVRRAVESVESAATATFRPPFPDVVAHVNVQSFTTFAGSGRSAPSRTAAGLTGLLEYVDHIAALQAALPGSRVTLVLRNTECGPPEVADDARATARAAGVPTYPTLEAAAAAIRAGKTVARARSDL is encoded by the coding sequence ATGACCGCGGCCGGCGGAGACGCCGCGCCCCCCGTCCCCCTCGCCGAACCGCGGGTGAAGCGGCTTGCCGCGCAGGCCGGCATCCCGGTCCCACGCGGCGCGACGGCGGCGGCCCCGGGCGACCTCGCGACCGCCGCGTCCGGGCTGGCCGCACCGCTGGTGCTCAAGGCCTTCGGCCCCGGGATCGACCACAAGAGTGACGTGGGCGCGGTGCGCCTCGGTATCCCCACCCCGGTCCGGCTGGTCGGGGCCGCCGAGGAGATGCGGGCACAGCTGGCCGGACACGGGATCGAACCGGCCGGGTTCCTGGTGGAGGAGCAGGCGGCGCCGGGCCTGGAGCTCATCGTCGGCGCCGTCCGCGACCCGTCGTTCGGCCCCGTCCTGCTGGTGGGGCTCGGCGGGATCTGGGCGGAGGCGCTGGGCGACACCGCACTGCGGCTGTGCCCGGTCACGCGCGCCGACGTCGAGGCGATGCTGGCCGAGCTGCGCGGCGCGGCACTCCTGGACGGCGTGCGCGGCCGACCCGGCGTCCACCTCTCCGCGCTGACCGACCTGGTCCTGGCCGTCGGCGGCCCGGGCGGTCTGGTCGACCGCCTCGGCCGCGACTGGCGGGAGTTCGACCTCAACCCCGTGGTGTGCACACCTGAGGGGGCGACCGCCGTCGACGCCCGGCTCCTGCTCGTCCCAGGCGCCGCCGAGCCCGCCGACCTGCCGGCGCCGCCGGCCCCGCAGCGTGCGGCCGGGCGCTCACCCGGTCCCCCCGCGGAACCGCCGGGCACCGACTTCTCCCCGCTCTTCGCACCGCGCGGCATCGCCGTCGTCGGCGCGTCGGCCTCCAAGACGACCTTCGGCAACATGTTCCTCGCCCAGTACCGCGCCCTGCACGCCGAAGGGGGACGCCGCCCCCGCCTGGTGGCGGTGCACCCCGAGGCGCACATCGTCGGCGGCGTGCGCGCCGTCCCCTCCCTGGCGGACGTCCCCGACGACGTCGACTACGCCCTCGTCGCCGTCCCCGCCGCGGCGTGCGCCGACGCGGTGCGCGCGGCCCAGGGGATCGCGTTCGTCCAGGTCATGAGCGGCGGCTTCGCGGAGGCCGGGCGGGCTGGGGCTCGGTGGGAGAAGGACCTGCTCGCCGCCGCCCGCGAGAGCGGGACCCGCATGCTCGGCCCCAACTGCATGGGCGTCTACTCCCCCGCCGGAGGGCAGACGTTCCTGGGCGGGGAGCACGGCGCGCCCGGCCACATCAGCCTGGTCTCACAGAGCGGCGGGCTCGCCGGAGAGGTCGTCAAGGTCGGCGAGCGCCGCGGGCTGCGCTTCGCCAAGGTGGCAACGGTCGGCAACTGCGCCGACGTCACCCCCGCCGAGCTGGTCCGCTACCTGGCCGCCGACCCCGACACCCACGTCCTCGGGCTCTACCTGGAGGACCCGCGCGACGGCCGCGCCCTGTACGAGGAGCTGTCGGCGGCCCGGGGGCGGTTGCCCGTGGTGGCGCTCGTCGGCGGGCGCAGCGCGCAGGGGCGTCGGGCGGCCGCGTCGCACACCGGAGCCATGGTCGGCGACGCCCGCGTGTGGCGCGCACTGGCCCGCCAGTGCGGCGTCGCGCTGGTGGACGGCCCCGGCGCGCTCATCGACGCGCTGGACTTCTGCGACCTGCACGCGCGACGGCCGGTGGGCGGCGGCCCGGACGTGCTGGTGGTCGGCCCCAGCGGAGGCGCCGGGGTGCTGGCCGCCGACGTGTTCGACGCGGTCGGCCTCAGTCTGGGTCCGCTCACCGGCCAGGCCCGCGCCGCCCTGCGCGACCTGGGCCTGGGCGCGGGGACGCCGCTGTCCAACCCGCTGGAGGTCCCCCTCGGCCCGCGGTCGGCCACGGACCTCGTACGGCGGGCCGTGGAGAGCGTGGAGAGCGCCGCAACGGCCACGTTCCGGCCACCGTTCCCCGACGTGGTCGCACACGTCAACGTGCAGAGCTTCACCACCTTCGCCGGGTCCGGCCGCAGTGCCCCCTCCCGCACCGCGGCCGGACTCACGGGACTCCTGGAGTACGTCGACCACATCGCCGCCCTCCAGGCCGCGCTCCCCGGATCCCGGGTCACCCTGGTACTCCGCAACACCGAATGCGGCCCACCCGAGGTCGCCGACGACGCCCGCGCGACGGCCCGCGCCGCCGGAGTCCCGACCTACCCGACACTGGAGGCGGCCGCCGCGGCCATCCGTGCCGGAAAGACCGTCGCCCGCGCGCGATCGGACCTCTGA
- the secA2 gene encoding accessory Sec system translocase SecA2, with protein MAESVRRLLGKPGAVDVRPYTKLLQSIEAREPELRELSDAELTEKATELGNAELPYERDDLIELCAVGREAARRTLGERPFDVQLLGVMALLDGHIAEMATGEGKTLAGALAAAGFALRGRSVHVLSVNDYLARRDAEWMRPLYDLLGVAVAWIGEESTTAQRRLAYSADITYASVSELGFDVLRDRMATDPEQRVVPEAGVALIDEADSVLVDEARVPLVLAGAAESSEADEEMAELVRTLKPSVHYEIDGDGRNVQLTDAGIDTVERALGGVDLYSEDDTSVLPRVNLALHAHVLLQRDVHYVVRDGEVRLVNESRGRIALLQRWPDGLQAAVEAKEKVAVSETGEVLDSMTVQALVLRYPTRCGMTGTAMSVAEQLREFYELEVAVIPPNKPNVRVDEDTRLYATREEKEDALVDEVTEVHATGRPVLIGTQDVAESELLAKRLADEGLECAVLNAKNDADEAAIIAEAGQYGAITVSTQMAGRGTDIRLGGSDMSDRDRVVETGGLYVMGFGRYPSSRLDDQLRGRAGRQGDPGGSVFFVSVEDDLVANNVPETTGYRPEADGEITDPSWLSTVDHAQRVSEGQLLDIHRNTWRYNKLIDVQRSVVLEHREAVLTEALGDKQLAIDCPAQHADLVEEVGAEEVARAARLITLYHLDRGWTDHNAFLAELREGIHLRFLGRRDPLDEFNRDAVPAFKGFLDGARARAAETFAEAEVADGEIDVTVIGVKRPSMTWTYMVHDHPFSTDFETVVGRLKGSGSRRNGDT; from the coding sequence ATGGCTGAGAGCGTCCGCCGGCTCCTGGGCAAGCCCGGCGCGGTGGACGTGCGGCCCTATACCAAGCTTCTGCAATCGATCGAGGCCCGTGAGCCCGAGCTTCGCGAGCTCAGCGATGCCGAGCTCACCGAGAAGGCCACCGAGCTCGGCAACGCCGAGCTGCCCTACGAGCGCGACGATCTGATCGAGCTGTGCGCGGTGGGCCGCGAGGCCGCGCGCCGCACGCTCGGCGAACGCCCCTTCGACGTCCAGCTGCTGGGCGTCATGGCGCTGCTCGACGGACACATCGCCGAGATGGCCACCGGCGAGGGCAAGACGCTGGCCGGCGCGCTCGCCGCCGCCGGGTTCGCCCTGCGCGGCCGCAGCGTGCACGTCCTGAGCGTCAACGACTACCTGGCCCGGCGCGACGCCGAATGGATGCGCCCGCTCTACGACCTCCTCGGCGTGGCCGTCGCGTGGATCGGCGAGGAGTCCACGACGGCGCAGCGGCGCCTCGCGTACTCCGCCGACATCACCTACGCGTCGGTCAGCGAGCTCGGCTTCGACGTCCTGCGCGACCGCATGGCCACCGACCCCGAGCAGCGGGTCGTGCCCGAGGCGGGCGTCGCCCTGATCGACGAGGCCGACTCGGTACTGGTCGACGAGGCCCGGGTCCCCCTCGTGCTCGCGGGCGCGGCCGAGAGCTCCGAGGCCGACGAGGAGATGGCCGAACTCGTCCGCACGCTCAAGCCCTCCGTCCACTACGAGATCGACGGCGACGGCCGCAACGTCCAGCTGACCGACGCGGGCATCGACACCGTGGAGCGCGCGCTGGGCGGCGTCGACCTCTACTCCGAGGACGACACCTCCGTCCTGCCCCGCGTCAACCTCGCCCTGCACGCCCACGTGCTGCTGCAGCGCGATGTCCACTACGTCGTCCGCGACGGCGAGGTCCGCCTGGTCAACGAGTCCCGCGGCCGCATCGCGCTGCTGCAGCGCTGGCCCGACGGCCTGCAGGCGGCGGTCGAGGCCAAGGAGAAGGTCGCGGTCAGCGAGACCGGGGAGGTGCTCGACTCGATGACCGTGCAGGCGCTGGTGCTGCGCTACCCGACCCGCTGCGGCATGACCGGCACCGCCATGTCCGTCGCCGAGCAGCTGCGCGAGTTCTACGAACTCGAAGTCGCCGTCATCCCGCCGAACAAGCCCAACGTCCGCGTCGACGAGGACACCCGCCTGTACGCCACGCGCGAGGAGAAGGAGGACGCCCTCGTCGACGAGGTCACCGAGGTGCACGCCACCGGTCGGCCCGTCCTCATCGGCACCCAGGACGTCGCAGAGTCCGAGCTGCTGGCCAAGCGCCTGGCCGACGAGGGCCTGGAGTGCGCGGTCCTCAACGCCAAGAACGACGCGGACGAGGCCGCGATCATCGCCGAGGCCGGCCAGTACGGCGCCATCACCGTCTCCACGCAGATGGCCGGACGCGGTACCGACATCCGGCTCGGCGGTAGCGACATGAGCGACCGCGACCGGGTGGTGGAGACCGGCGGGCTCTACGTCATGGGCTTCGGCCGCTACCCCAGCAGCCGCCTCGACGACCAGCTGCGCGGCCGCGCCGGACGCCAGGGCGACCCCGGCGGATCGGTCTTCTTCGTCAGCGTCGAGGACGACCTCGTCGCCAACAACGTCCCGGAGACCACCGGCTACCGGCCCGAGGCCGACGGCGAGATCACCGACCCGAGCTGGCTGAGCACGGTCGACCACGCCCAGCGGGTCTCCGAGGGGCAGCTGCTGGACATCCACCGCAACACCTGGCGCTACAACAAGCTGATCGACGTGCAGCGCAGTGTCGTGCTGGAGCACCGCGAAGCGGTGCTCACCGAGGCCCTGGGCGACAAGCAGCTCGCCATCGACTGCCCGGCCCAGCACGCCGACCTGGTGGAGGAGGTCGGCGCGGAGGAGGTCGCCCGTGCCGCCCGGCTGATCACGCTCTACCACCTCGACCGCGGCTGGACCGACCACAACGCGTTCCTCGCCGAGCTGCGGGAGGGCATCCACCTGCGCTTCCTGGGCCGCCGTGACCCACTCGACGAGTTCAACCGCGACGCGGTCCCGGCCTTCAAGGGCTTTCTCGACGGCGCCCGCGCCCGCGCGGCGGAGACCTTCGCCGAGGCCGAGGTCGCCGACGGAGAGATCGACGTCACCGTCATCGGCGTCAAGCGCCCTTCCATGACCTGGACCTACATGGTCCACGACCACCCGTTCAGCACCGACTTCGAAACCGTGGTCGGCCGTCTCAAGGGCTCCGGCTCCCGCCGGAACGGCGACACCTAG
- a CDS encoding glycerol-3-phosphate dehydrogenase/oxidase: MSTTTTPQLTHPTREQARAEITRGTFDLLVIGGGILGTSVAWMATQAGLRVAMVDAGDFAGATSSASSKLVHGGLRYLQTGNVKLVAENHRERRALSKDVAPHLVNPMPFLVPVYKGGPHGAAKMGAGVFLYSALSAFGDGVGHVKSPQNAQRLAPGLKTQGLKAVAAYGDHQMNDSRVAIMTVRAAVDAGAVVLNHARVEGLRTTNGRVTGADLRDGVDGAEFGIDARLVLNATGPWVDHLRRMEDAAADPSIRLSKGAHLVVKADRPWRAALTIPVDKYRVSFAIPWEGQLLLGTTDEEYVGDPAEVGVVQSDIDQILGEASTAIDSAQLDPAKINYAFAGLRVLPGGPGGTSSAKRETVVTRGRGGMLSVAGGKWTTYRHIGQMVIERLKTLGSVPLAEEMSPTLKTVPLPGLGSPAAVAHRLVVDQEPPVRMDPLVARHLATHYGSVSMDIAELVRRDPALGERIHPDGPDIWAQVVFARDHEWAVTPEDVLRRRTTVTIRGLDDEDVRKRTEVLLTEGVG; this comes from the coding sequence ATGAGCACGACCACCACGCCCCAGCTCACCCACCCCACACGGGAGCAGGCCCGCGCCGAGATCACCCGCGGCACCTTCGACCTGCTCGTCATCGGTGGCGGCATCCTCGGGACGTCCGTCGCCTGGATGGCCACGCAGGCCGGTCTGCGGGTCGCCATGGTCGACGCCGGTGACTTCGCGGGTGCCACCTCCAGCGCCTCCTCGAAACTCGTCCACGGCGGCCTGCGCTACCTGCAGACCGGCAACGTCAAGCTCGTCGCCGAGAACCACCGAGAGCGCCGCGCCCTGTCCAAGGACGTCGCGCCGCACCTGGTCAACCCGATGCCGTTCCTCGTGCCCGTGTACAAGGGCGGCCCGCACGGCGCCGCCAAGATGGGCGCCGGCGTCTTCCTGTACTCGGCCCTGTCCGCCTTCGGCGACGGTGTCGGCCACGTCAAGTCGCCGCAGAACGCGCAGCGCCTGGCTCCCGGTCTCAAGACCCAGGGACTCAAGGCCGTGGCCGCCTACGGCGACCACCAGATGAACGACAGCCGCGTGGCCATCATGACCGTGCGCGCCGCCGTCGACGCCGGTGCCGTCGTCCTCAACCACGCGCGCGTGGAGGGCCTGCGCACCACGAACGGCCGGGTCACCGGCGCCGACCTGCGCGACGGCGTAGACGGCGCGGAGTTCGGGATCGACGCCCGCCTGGTGCTCAACGCCACCGGCCCGTGGGTGGACCACCTGCGCCGTATGGAGGACGCCGCCGCCGACCCCAGTATCCGGCTGTCCAAGGGAGCGCACCTGGTCGTCAAAGCCGACCGACCGTGGCGCGCCGCCCTGACCATCCCGGTCGACAAGTACCGCGTCTCCTTCGCCATCCCGTGGGAGGGCCAGCTGCTGCTGGGCACCACCGACGAGGAGTACGTCGGCGACCCGGCCGAGGTCGGCGTGGTGCAGAGCGACATCGACCAGATCCTCGGCGAGGCGAGCACCGCGATCGACTCCGCCCAGCTCGACCCCGCCAAGATCAACTACGCCTTCGCCGGCCTGCGCGTGCTGCCCGGCGGCCCCGGGGGCACCAGCTCCGCCAAGCGCGAGACCGTGGTGACGCGCGGCCGCGGCGGGATGCTGTCGGTCGCCGGCGGCAAGTGGACGACCTACCGGCACATCGGCCAGATGGTCATCGAGCGGCTCAAGACGCTCGGCTCGGTGCCGCTGGCCGAGGAGATGAGCCCGACCCTCAAGACCGTCCCGCTGCCGGGGCTGGGGAGCCCGGCCGCGGTGGCCCACCGGCTGGTGGTCGACCAGGAGCCGCCGGTGCGCATGGACCCGCTGGTCGCCCGGCACCTGGCCACCCACTACGGCAGCGTGTCGATGGACATCGCCGAGCTGGTGCGCCGCGACCCCGCCCTGGGTGAGCGCATCCACCCCGACGGCCCGGACATCTGGGCGCAGGTCGTCTTCGCCCGCGACCACGAGTGGGCGGTCACCCCCGAGGACGTGCTGCGCCGCCGCACCACGGTCACCATCCGCGGCCTCGACGACGAGGACGTCCGCAAGCGCACCGAGGTGCTGCTCACCGAGGGCGTCGGGTAG
- a CDS encoding styrene monooxygenase/indole monooxygenase family protein — translation MRRILVCGAGQSGLQLALGLLDDGYDVTVVSARTSDEIRAGYVTSTQCMFGRALAIEREQRLNLWDSSAPAIEGLGVSVGAVGFGGRAIDWLGHLDVPAQSVDQRVKMAGWLEEFESRGGKVVVHGATVGDLEGYAHLYDLVIVAAGKGEIVHLFDRDDARSRHTAPQRSLSVVYVHGMAPRPEHPGVQAVRCNLIPGVGELFVMPALTHTGPCDILFFEGIPGGPLDVFGDIRTPDEHLWRTLELMRLFTPWEYGRCRNVELTDPRAVLTGGYTPVVRGPVGRLPNGRAVLGMADVVVANDPITGQGSNSASKCAALYRQAIREHGDRPFDAEFMARTFERYWSYARPVTEWTDAMLAPPAPHMLRLIEAAERHRGIADRFANGFDDPTDLESWFLDPVGAARYLAYITMYED, via the coding sequence ATGCGCAGGATCCTGGTGTGCGGCGCGGGCCAGTCGGGACTGCAGCTGGCGCTCGGACTGCTGGACGACGGATACGACGTGACCGTCGTGTCCGCGCGCACGTCGGACGAGATCCGCGCCGGGTACGTCACCTCCACCCAGTGCATGTTCGGCCGGGCGCTGGCGATCGAGCGCGAGCAGCGGCTCAACCTGTGGGACTCCTCCGCCCCCGCCATCGAGGGCCTCGGGGTCTCGGTCGGCGCCGTGGGGTTCGGCGGACGCGCCATCGACTGGCTCGGGCACCTGGACGTCCCGGCGCAGTCGGTGGATCAGCGCGTGAAGATGGCGGGCTGGCTGGAGGAGTTCGAGAGCCGGGGCGGGAAGGTCGTGGTCCACGGTGCCACCGTCGGTGACCTTGAGGGCTACGCCCACCTGTACGACCTGGTGATCGTCGCGGCGGGCAAGGGCGAGATCGTCCACCTCTTCGACCGCGACGACGCCCGCTCCCGGCATACCGCGCCGCAGCGCTCCCTGTCGGTGGTCTACGTGCACGGCATGGCGCCCCGCCCCGAGCACCCCGGCGTCCAGGCGGTCCGCTGCAACCTCATCCCCGGCGTGGGCGAGCTGTTCGTCATGCCGGCGCTGACCCACACCGGCCCCTGCGACATCCTGTTCTTCGAGGGCATCCCCGGCGGCCCGCTCGACGTCTTCGGCGACATCCGCACCCCGGACGAGCATCTGTGGCGGACACTGGAGCTGATGCGGCTCTTCACCCCGTGGGAGTACGGGCGCTGCCGGAACGTGGAGCTGACGGATCCCCGAGCGGTGCTGACCGGCGGCTACACCCCGGTGGTGCGCGGCCCCGTGGGGCGGCTGCCCAACGGGCGGGCCGTGCTCGGCATGGCCGACGTCGTCGTGGCCAACGATCCCATCACCGGCCAGGGCTCAAATTCCGCGAGCAAGTGCGCGGCGCTGTACCGGCAGGCCATCCGGGAGCACGGGGACCGGCCGTTCGACGCGGAGTTCATGGCCCGGACGTTCGAGCGGTACTGGTCCTACGCGCGGCCCGTCACCGAGTGGACCGACGCCATGCTGGCGCCACCGGCACCGCACATGCTGCGGCTGATCGAGGCCGCCGAGCGCCACAGGGGGATCGCCGACCGCTTCGCCAACGGCTTCGACGACCCGACCGACCTGGAATCGTGGTTCCTGGACCCGGTCGGCGCCGCGCGCTACCTCGCCTACATCACCATGTACGAGGATTGA
- a CDS encoding ATP/GTP-binding protein yields MNESPKLSTKIIVAGGFGVGKTTLVGAVSEIPPVRTESAVTSAAAGIDDLSKTPDKTSTTVAMDFGRISLDTDLTLFLFGTPGQQRFWFMWDDLVRGALGAVILVDTRRLEDSFQALDYFEKQYRLPFMIAVNAFDDDPGYTADDLRDALDLTPDVPVMWCDARDRQSVLNVLVALVKHAMDVEARQRGQLVH; encoded by the coding sequence GTGAACGAGTCGCCGAAACTCTCCACCAAGATCATCGTCGCCGGCGGTTTCGGTGTCGGCAAGACCACCCTGGTCGGGGCGGTCTCGGAAATCCCGCCGGTGCGGACGGAGTCCGCCGTCACCTCGGCGGCCGCGGGGATCGACGACCTTTCCAAGACCCCCGACAAAACGAGCACCACGGTCGCGATGGACTTCGGGCGGATCTCGCTCGACACCGACCTGACCCTGTTCCTCTTCGGCACCCCCGGCCAGCAGCGGTTCTGGTTCATGTGGGACGACCTGGTCCGCGGCGCCCTGGGAGCGGTCATCCTCGTCGACACCCGCCGCCTGGAGGACTCCTTCCAGGCCCTGGACTATTTCGAGAAGCAGTACAGACTGCCGTTCATGATCGCGGTCAACGCCTTCGACGACGACCCGGGCTACACCGCCGACGACCTGCGCGACGCACTGGACCTCACCCCGGACGTGCCGGTGATGTGGTGCGACGCGCGCGACCGCCAGTCGGTGCTCAACGTCCTGGTCGCCCTGGTCAAGCATGCGATGGACGTCGAGGCGCGGCAGCGGGGCCAGCTCGTCCACTGA
- the hisS gene encoding histidine--tRNA ligase, protein MSDQRVVRPTPISGFPEWSPEIRSVEQRWLDHIRAGFERYGFASVETPSVENLDVLLAKGETSQEVYTLQRLQADDGDEEDTAARLGLHFDLTVPFARYVAQHFNELVFPFKRYQMQRVWRGERPQEGRYREFTQCDIDVINVDSVPLHFDAELPRIVHEVLSGLDIPAWTICVNNRKVLQGFYEGLGIDDPLAVIRALDKLHKIGEEGVRTILADPGEGHPGLSEEQISACLELARIRGADTSVIDQVRKLGVTSELLTEGLDELGFVLDSLSDLPDGSVVADLSIARGLDYYTGTVYEAAFDDDPGYGSICAGGRYEDLAGQFIKRRLPGVGISIGLTRIFAKLVAEGRITGGRTCPTDVMVVVPSAERRGEALRTAAVLRGRGFNTEVFHQAAKLGKQIQYASKKGVPFVWFPPFEDGGKHEVKDLTTGEQNEADPTTWTARPAAG, encoded by the coding sequence ATGTCCGATCAGCGCGTCGTCCGTCCCACGCCCATCAGCGGCTTCCCCGAGTGGTCGCCCGAGATCCGGTCCGTGGAGCAGCGCTGGCTGGACCATATCCGTGCCGGGTTCGAGCGCTACGGCTTCGCGTCCGTCGAGACGCCCTCGGTGGAGAACCTCGACGTGCTGCTGGCCAAGGGCGAGACCTCCCAGGAGGTCTATACGCTGCAGCGGCTGCAGGCCGACGACGGGGACGAAGAGGACACCGCCGCCCGGCTGGGGCTCCACTTCGACCTCACGGTGCCCTTCGCGCGCTACGTCGCCCAGCACTTCAACGAGCTGGTCTTCCCGTTCAAGCGCTACCAGATGCAGCGCGTGTGGCGGGGCGAGCGCCCGCAGGAGGGCCGCTACCGCGAGTTCACCCAGTGCGACATCGACGTCATCAACGTCGACAGCGTCCCGCTGCACTTCGACGCCGAGCTGCCGCGCATCGTGCACGAGGTCCTCTCCGGCCTGGACATCCCGGCCTGGACGATCTGCGTCAACAACCGCAAGGTACTCCAGGGCTTCTACGAGGGCCTGGGCATCGACGACCCGCTCGCGGTGATCCGCGCCCTCGACAAGCTGCACAAGATCGGCGAGGAGGGTGTGCGCACCATCCTGGCCGACCCGGGCGAGGGCCACCCGGGGCTGTCGGAGGAGCAGATCTCGGCCTGCCTGGAGCTCGCCCGCATCCGCGGCGCCGACACCTCGGTCATCGACCAGGTGCGCAAGCTCGGCGTCACCTCCGAGCTGCTCACCGAGGGGCTCGACGAGCTCGGCTTCGTGCTGGACTCGCTGTCGGACCTGCCCGACGGCAGCGTCGTGGCCGACCTGTCCATCGCCCGCGGCCTGGACTACTACACCGGCACGGTCTACGAGGCCGCGTTCGACGACGACCCGGGCTACGGCAGCATCTGCGCGGGCGGCCGCTACGAGGACCTCGCCGGGCAGTTCATCAAGCGCAGGCTTCCGGGCGTGGGCATCTCCATCGGCCTGACCCGGATCTTCGCCAAGCTCGTCGCCGAGGGTCGGATCACCGGCGGGCGCACCTGCCCGACCGACGTCATGGTCGTCGTGCCCAGCGCCGAGCGCCGCGGCGAGGCGCTGCGCACCGCCGCGGTGCTGCGCGGGCGGGGGTTCAACACCGAGGTCTTCCACCAGGCCGCCAAGCTCGGCAAGCAGATCCAGTACGCGTCCAAGAAGGGCGTGCCCTTCGTCTGGTTCCCGCCGTTCGAGGACGGCGGCAAGCACGAGGTGAAGGATCTGACCACCGGCGAGCAGAACGAGGCCGACCCCACGACCTGGACCGCCAGACCCGCCGCAGGGTGA